The Polaribacter sp. KT25b genome contains the following window.
AAAGGTCGCTATTTGAGTATTTCCGTCATTAAAATCTAACAGTTTTTCTATAATTTCTTTGTTATCAAGAAAATCATACTTACCAATAATTTCTGTTGGAATTGCACCTGGATTATCCTGAAAATCATAATAACAAGTTAAATCATTTTCAGAGAAAATTTCATAAACTGTTTTACAGCCATTGCAGCAGAAAGATTTATCTCCTACTTTAATAATGGTATCATCACAAGAATCCCCACAATGATAACAATGTGTAGTTTTCATATTTACTCTTTTGCCTATACAAATTTCCAATAAGAATCGATTTTAAAATATGATATTTATCAGTTTTTTCAATATATTTGTCTTGTAAAACACTTTCAAATAATGAGTAAATGTGAACAATGTATTGTACGCAAATTTAATTCTTTAAAAGAACTAACCAAAGACGAATTAATTAGAATTACTGCTTGTAAAAGTTCTAAAAATATAAAAAAAGGTGACGTTATTTTTAAGGAAGGCGATCATTTAAACGGTATTTTTTGTATAAAAGATGGTGTCTGTAAAGTTTCTAAAATGAGTGATAACGGCAGAAATCAAATTATAAATTTAATACAAAAAGGAAATATACTTGGTGAAAGAAGTTTAATTTCTGATCAAACATCTAATTTAACAGCAATTGCGCTAAGCGATATGTCTGTTTGTTTTATACCTAAAGAAGAAATTATTAGAGATCTTGAAAATAATCCTAATTTTACGCTAGACCTTTTAAAAACAATGGCAAATTCTTTAAAAAATGCCGATAATTTAGTGGTAGGAATGGCTCAAAAAAGTGTAAAACAACGTTTAGCAGATACGCTTTTACTTTTGCAAAAAAAATTTAGTACCAATAGTAAAGGCGCAATAAATATTCAACTTTCTAGAGAAGATATTGCAAATATAATTGGTACTGCAACCGAATCTGCAATTCGTCTATTATCAGAATTAAAAAAGAAAAAAATTATTGGTTTTGTTGGTAAAGATATTACCATTTTAGACGATAAAGAACTAGAAAAAATTGCACAAGGTTTCTAGTTAATTAATAGAAGTTTATTATTTAGTTAGTTACCGTTATTAAACATCAGTTTGTAAACTTTTACTACATTTGTTTAAACAATGAACCCCAACTTAATATGAAACAACTTATAATTTTTATTCTTATAATTATAGCTGGCTTAATTGGTTATGGAAAATATAATCAATACAAAAGATATAATTCTCCTCAAATTAATTACAAAACCGATAAAAAACTTGATATTTCTTATCATAATCAAGATCTTGTTTTAAGATATTATGAAGCTGTAGAAAATTTAGATAGCTTTACAATGTTGCAATGGTCTGCAAATAATATTGATGTTAGAACGCCAGAAGATGATGATGATGCAACTAAAAATGCAGTAAATACTTATGCAAAAAAATTAGCAAAAGTTAATTATTACGAAATGATTCTTGAAAATTCTTTACAATTAAAAGAAAAAGGGCTTTCTAATAATGAAATAAAATTTATTGAAGAAAACGGAATTGATTTAGCTTCTTATAAAAAAGAAGTGAATTTTAAAATTATAAAAAACTTATTTGATCCAAAAGTAAATTTATATAAAGGCGAAAAAAACGCTATTATTTTTGAAGTTCAAAAACGATTAAATGATCTTGGCAGCAATATTAAAATAGATGGTGTTTATAGAACAGAAACCTTAGAAGCTATTAAAAATTTTGAAGAAAAAAATAATCTTTTAGCCGATGGTTTTATAGATGAATTAACTTTAGAATTAATGTTTAAATAAAACTTTAAATCTTATTATTTTAATTAAAAAAAGCATCGCCACAAGGGCACCAGGTATATTTCTGAAATAAATATTTTGCATTTAAAAGAAGCTTAGCCGAATTAAATCCTTATTTATCGCCCTGCGATTAAATCCAATGTTTTTTTACGTTGGATTTTTTTTGTTTCAGTTTCTAAAAAATTAGCAATAAAATAAATTTCTTTCGGAATTTCAAATTTTGAAAGTGATGCTGTTTTTTTTATTTCTTCTGATAAAAAACTTTGATAATTAAAAATTTTAGAATTTTCTAACTCAACAATCAAAACCAATTTTTCTCCTAATTTTTCATCAGCAATTCCTGTTACAAAAAAACGGTTTATAATTATTTCTGATAGCTTCTCCTCTATTTTCTCTGGATGTAATTTAATTCCGCCAGAATTTATAACATTATCAAAACGACCTAACCATTCAAACTGAGTATCAGAAATTAATTGCACAACATCATTTGTAAAAATGAGTTCTTCAGAAACTTTTGGAGCATCAATTACCAAACAATTTCTTTCATCTTTATAAATTGTAACATTTGGTAACGTTTGATAAAAATCAGGAATTAAATCAATGTTATTCAATTTTTTAACAGCAATATGTGTAATCGTTTCTGTCATTCCGTAAGTTGCAAAAACTGCTGTAGAAACATTTTGAATCTTACGCTCTAATTCTTTAGAAACAACCCCGCCACCAACAATTAATTTCTTTATTTTAGAAATTTTAGCAATTGAATTTTCTAATTGCAAAGGCACCATTGCAGAAAAGTCATATTCTTTATCAACCTTTTCTAAAGGATAAGAATTAGGTGCTACAACATCTAAATGCCAGCCCAGAGTAATAGCTCTAATCAACATTAATTTACCAGCAATATAAGCTGTAGGCAAACATAATAAAGCAGTTGTATTCTTTTGTAAATCAAAATAGTTACCTGTTGCAATTGC
Protein-coding sequences here:
- a CDS encoding Crp/Fnr family transcriptional regulator — translated: MSKCEQCIVRKFNSLKELTKDELIRITACKSSKNIKKGDVIFKEGDHLNGIFCIKDGVCKVSKMSDNGRNQIINLIQKGNILGERSLISDQTSNLTAIALSDMSVCFIPKEEIIRDLENNPNFTLDLLKTMANSLKNADNLVVGMAQKSVKQRLADTLLLLQKKFSTNSKGAINIQLSREDIANIIGTATESAIRLLSELKKKKIIGFVGKDITILDDKELEKIAQGF
- a CDS encoding peptidoglycan-binding protein is translated as MKQLIIFILIIIAGLIGYGKYNQYKRYNSPQINYKTDKKLDISYHNQDLVLRYYEAVENLDSFTMLQWSANNIDVRTPEDDDDATKNAVNTYAKKLAKVNYYEMILENSLQLKEKGLSNNEIKFIEENGIDLASYKKEVNFKIIKNLFDPKVNLYKGEKNAIIFEVQKRLNDLGSNIKIDGVYRTETLEAIKNFEEKNNLLADGFIDELTLELMFK
- a CDS encoding AMP-binding protein; translation: MNLEQNKFHKDFKLNGFSFTSVDEILMYTKSFSDEIYSFLESWFSVDDRITVQTSGSTGRPKPILLKKEFVINSAIATGNYFDLQKNTTALLCLPTAYIAGKLMLIRAITLGWHLDVVAPNSYPLEKVDKEYDFSAMVPLQLENSIAKISKIKKLIVGGGVVSKELERKIQNVSTAVFATYGMTETITHIAVKKLNNIDLIPDFYQTLPNVTIYKDERNCLVIDAPKVSEELIFTNDVVQLISDTQFEWLGRFDNVINSGGIKLHPEKIEEKLSEIIINRFFVTGIADEKLGEKLVLIVELENSKIFNYQSFLSEEIKKTASLSKFEIPKEIYFIANFLETETKKIQRKKTLDLIAGR